TCGCGGAACTGCGCGCCGATGCTCGGGAACCGCGCGAGGAATTCGTCGAACTCCTGCTGCGCGGGGATATCCGTTTTCGGGTAGACGCGCGGGTCGAGCTGCAGGCCGACGCTCACCAGGTTGTTGGTCGACCGCGCGTGGTTGTTGAACGGAATCACCCAGAGCCAGCCGCCCTCGAACATGTGGTGCAAGGTCCCTTCGTGCCAGCGCCAGCGCTGCCCCTTGACCTTGAAGATGTCGTCGAACGGCTTGACCCCGAGCATGTGCGTGTAGAGGCTGCGCGAGTGCGTCTTGAAACGGCACGGTTCTTCGCGGAGGTTGAACTTGGTCGCGAGCGGCGCGCGGGGCCCCCCGCAGTCGATCATGTACCGGCCCGTGAACCGTTCGCCCTGGGCGGTGGCTACCGCGACGCCGTCC
The sequence above is drawn from the Dyadobacter sp. UC 10 genome and encodes:
- a CDS encoding NAD(P)/FAD-dependent oxidoreductase, whose amino-acid sequence is PELPWGPESHYYRQDVDAYLLQAAIKYGCTVRQKTSVTDYHADKDGVAVATAQGERFTGRYMIDCGGPRAPLATKFNLREEPCRFKTHSRSLYTHMLGVKPFDDIFKVKGQRWRWHEGTLHHMFEGGWLWVIPFNNHARSTNNLVSVGLQLDPRVYPKTDIPAQQEFDEFLARFPSIGAQFR